In Fusarium verticillioides 7600 chromosome 4, whole genome shotgun sequence, the following proteins share a genomic window:
- a CDS encoding trehalose 6-phosphate synthase, with protein sequence MNQKFANKIIEIYKPGDIVIIHDYFLMLLPSMLRQRVPNMYISFFLHSPFPSSEFLRCLPRRKEVLEGVLGSNLIGFQSYSYSRHFLSCCTRILGFPSDTLGIDAYGTRVQVGVFPIGIDAAKVESHAWTDAVTAKYNALRELYRGKKIIVGRDRLDSVRGVAQKLQAFERFLEMYPEWREKVVLIQVTSPTSVEAEKEDLEDDTKVATRVNELVMRINGMYGSLGFSPVQHYPQYLSQNEYFALLRASDIGLITSVRDGMNTTSLEYIICQKEGNAPLILSEFSGTAHSLSDAIHINPWDLSGVAEKINAALTMSEAKRQDMQSRLYKHVTEHNVQSWITKFIRKVYNVLGDSSSANSTPLLDRALLLTQYRSANKRLFMFDYDGTLTPIVREPSAAVPSERLIHTLDLLASDPKNAVWIISGRDQDFLKQHLGNNRRLGFSAEHGSFMKHPGSDEWENLAEKFDMGWQAEVMEVFQKYTDRVQGSFIERKRCALTWHYRLADPEQGIHMSRECHKELESTVGAKWDVEVMPGKANIEVRPTFINKGEIAKRLITMYHTPGTESEDKSGHLEFALCMGDDFTDEDMFRSLNAASGPVLDANHVFTVTVGASTKVTLAKSHLLEPEDVIECVALLAGVQDVGERLGEVNLGALSAVEGHIPSAER encoded by the exons ATGAACCAGAAATTcgccaacaagatcatcgagatcTACAAGCCTGGcgatatcgtcatcattcATGACTACTTCCTCATGCTGCTTCCCAGTATGCTGCGACAGAGAGTACCTAACATGTACATCTCATTCTTCCTGCATTCTCCCTTCCCCAGTAGCGAGTTCCTCCGTTGTCTACCTCGACGAaaggaggttcttgagggtgTTTTGGGCTCAAACCTCATTGGCTTCCAGTCATACAGTTACTCTCGCCATTTCCTGAGCTGCTGCACACGAATCCTTGGGTTCCCCTCCGATACTCTCGGAATTGATGCTTATGGAACTCGCGTGCAAGTCGGCGTCTTCCCCATTGGCATTGACGctgccaaggttgaaagCCATGCATGGACCGATGCTGTGACCGCCAAGTACAACGCACTGCGCGAGCTTTACCGCGGAAAGAAGATCATTGTCGGGCGTGACCGTCTGGACAGTGTCAGAGGTGTTGCCCAGAAGCTGCAGGCTTTTGAGCGCTTCCTTGAGATGTACCCTGAGTGGCGTGAGAAGGTTGTTCTCATCCAGGTCACCTCGCCCACTAGcgtcgaggctgagaaggaggatcttgaagacgacACAAAGGTTGCGACCCGGGTCAATGAGCTTGTTATGCGCATCAACGGCATGTATGGAAGTCTGGGATTTTCTCCCGTCCAGCACTATCCGCAGTACCTCAGCCAGAACGAGTACTTTGCTCTTCTGCGTGCCAGTGACAttggtctcatcacctcTGTGCGTGACGGCATGAACACCACAAGTTTAGAGTATATCATCTGCCAAAAGGAGGGCAATGCTCCTCTCATTCTTTCAGAATTCAGTGGTACCGCTCACAGTCTTAGTGATGCCATCCACATCAATCCCTGGGATCTCAGTGgcgttgctgagaagatAAATGCGGCTCTCACCATGTCCGAAGCCAAGCGACAAGATATGCAGTCTCGTCTCTACAAACACGTTACTGAGCACAATGTGCAGTCCTGGATCACCAAGTTCATCCGCAAGGTTTACAATGTTCTTGGAGACAGCAGTTCTGCCAACTCCACTCCTTTACTCGAccgagctcttcttcttactcAATACCGCTCAGCCAACAAACGCCTGTTCATGTTCGACTATGACGGTACCCTGACGCCCATCGTGCGCGAGCCTAGTGCTGCTGTGCCTTCGGAGCGTCTTATTCACACCCTTGACTTGTTGGCTTCAGACCCCAAGAATGCTGTGTGGATCATTTCGGGACGAGACCAGGATTTCTTGAAGcaacatcttggcaacaACAGACGTCTTGGATTCTCAGCCGAGCACGGCAGCTTTATGAAGCACCCCGGCTCAGATGAGTGGGAGAACCTCGCAGAGAAGTTCGATATGGGATGGCAGGCTGAGGTGATGGAGGTCTTCCAGAAATACACTGACAGGGTTCAAG GTTCTTTTATCGAGAGAAAGCGATGTGCTTTGACCTGGCACTACAGATTGGCCGACCCCGAGCAAGGCATTCACATGTCACGAGAGTGCCATAAGGAGCTCGAATCGACAGTGGGCGCGAAATGGGATGTCGAGGTGATGCCTGGTAAGGCCAATATCGAAGTTCGCCCCACGTTTATCAACAAGGGCGAGATCGCTAAGCGCCTCATCACCATGTACCACACACCTGGCACCGAGTCTGAAGACAAATCTGGGCACCTCGAGTTCGCCCTATGCATGGGTGACGACTTCACGGATGAGGACATGTTCCGAAGCCTTAATGCCGCTTCGGGCCCTGTGCTGGATGCCAACCACGTTTTCACAGTCACCGTCGGAGCGAGCACAAAGGTCACATTGGCCAAGTCGCATCTCCTGGAACCAGAGGATGTGATCGAGTGCGTGGCTCTCCTCGCTGGTGTACAGGATGTTGGAGAGCGTCTAGGCGAGGTGAATCTGGGGGCGCTGAGTGCTGTCGAGGGGCATATTCCCAGTGCTGAGCGGTAA
- a CDS encoding gluconate 5-dehydrogenase: protein MSDPVARKDLTKRLLPSMTLANGIGSLPSAAQARTASTSDDSSTRFHVPGVAVVTGGLGVIALTVVRALLQHGLTGLMLLDLDVTSESAMSKLGDLRKEFPERTIEAASVDVSDEEAVGHIMASTVEKLGALDYLVCFAGIVNCTHALDLSPKIFRKLLDVNTTGSFICAQAAAREMVKANTGGRIIFIASISAHSVNYPQPQVAYNTSKGALLMLKSSLAAEWARYGITVNSISPGYMDTILNEGQGLADARRSWAERNPSGRMGMPEELSGMVVLLCSKAGSYINGSDMVVDGGAIVF, encoded by the coding sequence ATGAGTGACCCAGTAGCCCGTAAAGACCTTACCAAGCGGCTGCTTCCTTCCATGACTCTTGCGAACGGCATCGGATCTCTACCTTCTGCAGCTCAAGCACGtacagcttcaacttcagatGATTCTTCGACAAGATTTCACGTCCCTGGTGTTGCAGTTGTTACCGGAGGGCTGGGGGTCATTGCATTGACTGTTGTTCGAGCACTGTTGCAGCACGGCCTGACTGGACTGATGctgcttgaccttgacgtGACTTCGGAGTCTGCTATGAGCAAACTTGGTGATCTTAGGAAAGAATTTCCGGAAAGGACAATTGAGGCAGCGTCTGTGGATGTatccgatgaagaagctgtagGACATATCATGGCTTCAacagtcgagaagcttggcgCCCTTGATTACCTCGTTTGCTTCGCGGGTATAGTCAACTGCACTCATGCCCTTGATCTCTCACCCAAAATCTTCaggaagcttcttgatgtcaatACAACGGGGAGCTTTATCTGTGCACAAGCTGCAGCAAGAGAAAtggtcaaagccaacacCGGCGGCCGCATCATTTTTATCGCCAGCATATCAGCCCATAGCGTCAACTATCCGCAGCCGCAAGTTGCATATAACACATCCAAGGGAGCTCTGTTAATGCTAAAAAGTAGTCTCGCGGCAGAGTGGGCGCGATATGGAATTACTGTGAACAGCATCAGCCCTGGATACATGGATACTATTCTGAACGAGGGACAGGGACTAGCAGATGCAAGAAGGTCATGGGCCGAGAGGAATCCgagtggaagaatgggaatgCCTGAAGAATTGAGTGGAATGGTTGTTCTATTATGTTCCAAGGCTGGAAGTTATATCAACGGGTCCGATATGGTCGTTGACGGTGGAGCAATAGTCTTTTGA